Proteins encoded within one genomic window of Methanolacinia paynteri:
- a CDS encoding CHASE4 domain-containing protein: protein MTLRRKLLTAAIIITFFTILSVSIFTQFIFLDQVRDFEEESAGQELQGLAGIINERIRSEEIAAAGWSTRDDTYEFVRDGNEDFIRSALGNQTFLKGKVNIMLFLDERGDVVYGHAFDPDDDTMTGIPEDFKKSLIDHGILYNHTSDFESSAGIIVLNESVMLVSEYPITGTGEGPAKGVLIRGTYIDSEELAEETGSKAVSFTIGGTHSYAAGSTYSPEDDGIIFRIDEGSSPGDPGRIHAAATTYDLYGDPVLLEIEMERITYVRGFTALIYTILAIIVTGIVFAAAYLTIIRKSVFMQVERLGRDASEIAENKDPGRRIDFEGDPEFMRLAESINKMLCSLEDATCGKMESEMKYVDLFDSSLDGIVLTDLEGIILDANPAFLNMSGIAEVFKENSNRSVCLFGVIEKECNPDAVERMLDLWEKENKPFKFETGILNLKTGILPVEITSWPLSDKNEIIKGLWWLVRDISEKRAIEEIRSNAVSRIEDNLEKMAILNDEIRNPLAIIVGLAEIKCGAASEEIIRQVEKIDQIINLLDRGWLSSKKVHEFLKKQYIQDEELKRFQK from the coding sequence ATGACACTCAGGAGAAAACTGCTAACTGCAGCCATAATAATTACATTTTTCACAATTCTGTCTGTTTCAATCTTTACACAGTTCATATTCCTCGATCAGGTCAGGGACTTCGAAGAAGAAAGCGCCGGGCAGGAACTTCAGGGGCTTGCAGGAATTATCAACGAACGGATCAGAAGTGAGGAGATTGCCGCAGCCGGCTGGTCGACCCGCGACGACACTTATGAATTCGTCCGGGACGGAAATGAAGATTTTATCCGCTCGGCGCTTGGAAATCAAACGTTTCTTAAGGGAAAAGTAAATATAATGCTTTTCCTGGATGAACGCGGAGATGTTGTCTACGGGCATGCCTTTGATCCAGACGACGACACCATGACCGGGATTCCCGAAGATTTCAAAAAGAGCCTGATCGACCACGGCATTCTCTACAACCACACATCAGACTTCGAATCATCGGCAGGCATTATTGTTCTGAACGAATCCGTCATGCTCGTCTCAGAATATCCAATAACCGGCACCGGTGAAGGCCCGGCAAAGGGCGTCCTTATACGGGGTACATACATTGATTCGGAAGAACTTGCAGAGGAAACAGGATCAAAAGCCGTTTCGTTTACCATCGGAGGAACACACAGTTATGCGGCGGGCAGTACTTATTCTCCTGAAGATGATGGAATTATATTCCGCATCGACGAAGGGAGTTCTCCCGGGGACCCTGGCAGAATTCACGCCGCCGCAACAACATATGATCTTTATGGTGACCCTGTATTACTTGAAATTGAGATGGAAAGGATCACGTATGTACGGGGATTCACTGCCCTCATCTATACAATACTTGCAATAATCGTTACCGGGATCGTCTTTGCTGCAGCTTACCTGACAATCATCCGAAAATCCGTTTTCATGCAGGTTGAAAGACTTGGCAGAGATGCCAGTGAAATTGCGGAGAACAAAGATCCCGGAAGGAGAATCGATTTTGAAGGCGACCCCGAATTCATGCGGCTCGCCGAATCCATCAATAAAATGCTGTGTTCGCTGGAGGATGCAACATGCGGGAAGATGGAGAGCGAGATGAAATATGTGGACCTCTTCGATTCGAGCCTTGACGGTATAGTATTAACTGATCTCGAAGGGATAATCCTGGATGCAAATCCGGCTTTTTTGAATATGAGCGGAATCGCCGAGGTCTTCAAAGAGAATTCTAATCGATCCGTCTGCTTATTCGGTGTAATTGAAAAAGAATGCAATCCGGATGCCGTCGAAAGAATGCTGGATCTATGGGAGAAGGAAAATAAGCCCTTTAAATTTGAGACCGGGATTCTGAACCTTAAAACAGGCATTCTGCCTGTAGAAATAACATCCTGGCCGCTGAGTGACAAAAACGAAATCATAAAGGGCCTGTGGTGGCTGGTCAGGGATATCAGTGAAAAGAGGGCAATCGAAGAGATCAGGAGCAATGCCGTCTCTCGTATCGAAGACAATCTCGAAAAGATGGCAATTCTCAATGATGAGATCAGAAATCCGCTCGCCATAATCGTGGGACTTGCAGAGATTAAGTGCGGAGCAGCCTCTGAGGAGATCATCAGACAGGTGGAAAAGATCGACCAGATAATCAATCTTTTAGACCGCGGATGGCTGAGTTCGAAGAAGGTCCATGAATTCCTGAAGAAGCAATATATCCAGGATGAAGAGCTGAAAAGATTCCAAAAATAA
- a CDS encoding methyl-accepting chemotaxis protein, with amino-acid sequence MSIEAFEKTIENAVDKGIYEKMDLSGLKPEFRQLGGMVNGLLEKLEESGDALSAAGDQMADFASGKFTVSEEVRSKCPSPVTENADNLAITLKSFCSAGIKKSEILSDADFSARMESSEFKGEFAEFADAFNMIPENFSESFGLTLDYLGMIAEGKVPEKIEKGLNGGFSVLRDNFNDCINGLNGLKEAEKILKMMSVNDYTDSFHGEYKGVYGDIGKEINIVQTRLKNVIDVCVRTSNGDLSKLGELEPIGRRSEHDELLPALILMMKSVQKIIDDIALLSEHVVNGSLAERIDANDHKGAYKDVVTGVNEVLNAIVTPLNEAIRVSDSLATGDFSERFDNRINTRGDLQRFRDAINNVGISVSRAIDSANDISNQVVISSNEVSKGADEVAKASEGVANTSQITANLTKELLGKIEEINHQIADLSASNEEIASTSQEVFNAANDVVETGKEAQNLGNDANKKMTNVEVIAKESVVEIEDLKDKIKEVSNVVKVINDITSQINLLALNAAIEAARAGEHGRGFAVVAGEVKNLAGEARTAADSIGNVVSTVLTSSEKTAIAIKSANEEIIEGVGSVNNAIEALNTIIRNASQVSHDIGEITKAIEDQANIANNVVRMADQGTVMTNKVQKEAEELAALAEEASASTEEIGSAIHEVNALSNQLKEEMSHFRT; translated from the coding sequence ATGTCAATCGAAGCATTTGAAAAAACAATTGAGAATGCCGTAGATAAAGGCATCTATGAAAAAATGGATCTGTCGGGTCTCAAACCCGAATTCAGGCAATTGGGCGGGATGGTAAACGGTCTTCTCGAAAAGCTGGAAGAGTCGGGGGATGCTCTGTCAGCAGCCGGAGACCAGATGGCAGATTTTGCTTCAGGAAAATTTACCGTCAGTGAAGAGGTCAGATCAAAGTGCCCTTCTCCTGTGACTGAAAATGCGGACAATCTCGCAATAACCCTGAAATCTTTCTGTTCGGCCGGAATAAAAAAGAGTGAAATACTCTCAGATGCAGATTTTTCTGCCAGAATGGAATCTTCGGAGTTCAAAGGGGAATTTGCTGAATTTGCAGACGCCTTTAACATGATACCGGAGAATTTCAGTGAATCGTTCGGGCTTACACTGGATTACCTTGGGATGATTGCAGAAGGAAAGGTCCCGGAAAAGATAGAAAAGGGCCTAAACGGAGGATTCAGTGTTCTCAGGGATAACTTCAACGACTGTATCAACGGCCTTAACGGACTTAAAGAGGCTGAAAAGATCCTGAAGATGATGTCGGTCAACGATTACACCGATTCATTCCACGGTGAATACAAGGGGGTCTACGGGGATATCGGAAAAGAGATCAACATCGTCCAGACAAGACTGAAGAATGTCATAGACGTCTGTGTAAGGACAAGCAACGGAGATCTTTCAAAACTGGGCGAGCTTGAACCGATCGGCAGGAGAAGCGAACATGACGAGCTTCTCCCCGCACTCATACTCATGATGAAGTCGGTCCAGAAGATTATCGACGACATCGCCCTGCTCAGTGAACATGTTGTCAACGGCAGCCTTGCCGAACGGATCGATGCAAATGACCATAAGGGTGCATACAAGGATGTGGTGACGGGCGTCAACGAGGTTTTGAACGCTATTGTGACTCCCCTTAACGAGGCCATCCGGGTTTCAGACAGCCTTGCAACCGGGGACTTTTCAGAGAGATTCGACAACAGGATCAATACAAGAGGCGACCTCCAGAGATTCAGGGATGCAATCAACAATGTCGGGATCTCAGTCTCCAGGGCCATCGATTCTGCGAACGACATCTCCAACCAGGTCGTAATAAGCTCAAACGAGGTCTCGAAAGGTGCCGACGAAGTCGCAAAGGCCTCTGAAGGAGTAGCAAACACCAGCCAGATCACAGCCAACCTTACAAAAGAGCTGCTTGGAAAGATCGAGGAGATCAATCACCAGATTGCAGACCTTTCGGCATCTAACGAGGAGATCGCCAGCACTTCGCAGGAGGTCTTCAATGCAGCGAACGATGTCGTCGAGACAGGAAAGGAAGCACAGAATCTCGGAAACGACGCCAACAAGAAGATGACGAATGTCGAAGTCATAGCCAAAGAGAGCGTCGTCGAGATCGAGGACCTTAAGGATAAGATCAAAGAAGTATCAAACGTAGTAAAGGTCATAAACGATATCACCAGCCAGATCAACCTTCTTGCATTGAACGCAGCAATCGAAGCGGCCCGTGCTGGCGAACACGGACGTGGATTCGCGGTTGTTGCAGGCGAGGTCAAGAATCTTGCAGGAGAAGCGAGGACTGCGGCAGATTCCATAGGAAACGTCGTTTCGACGGTCTTGACCAGCAGCGAAAAGACCGCAATTGCAATCAAATCTGCGAACGAGGAGATAATCGAAGGTGTGGGGAGCGTTAACAATGCGATCGAAGCACTGAACACGATCATCAGGAATGCAAGCCAAGTTTCACATGACATAGGTGAGATCACCAAGGCTATCGAAGACCAGGCGAACATCGCAAACAACGTTGTCCGGATGGCAGATCAGGGCACGGTCATGACGAATAAAGTGCAGAAAGAGGCTGAAGAACTCGCAGCTCTCGCAGAGGAGGCAAGTGCGTCGACAGAAGAGATCGGAAGCGCCATTCACGAGGTAAATGCGCTCTCCAATCAGCTCAAAGAAGAGATGAGCCATTTCAGGACATAA
- a CDS encoding chemotaxis protein CheW, whose amino-acid sequence MTIIDVVQFEIGGTMYALDIQLAREIVEMIPITPIPRAPPHIAGIINLRGEITNILNLNYLMGLQMKDNKENQKIIVLVPEAAGGSNVGMIVDDVRSVLQISDDNIDQMDASMSKETYVKGIIKLGNNESEKKDLVIWIDIAKILSDILGTAVPA is encoded by the coding sequence ATGACAATAATCGATGTAGTCCAGTTCGAGATCGGCGGAACAATGTACGCCCTCGACATACAGCTTGCAAGGGAGATCGTGGAGATGATCCCGATAACTCCCATTCCACGGGCGCCGCCTCACATTGCCGGGATCATCAACCTGAGAGGCGAGATCACAAATATCCTGAACCTTAATTACCTCATGGGCCTTCAAATGAAGGACAACAAGGAAAACCAGAAGATTATCGTCCTTGTTCCGGAAGCTGCCGGAGGTTCGAATGTCGGCATGATCGTAGACGATGTCAGGAGTGTTCTCCAGATATCCGATGACAATATAGACCAGATGGATGCCTCGATGTCAAAAGAAACCTATGTCAAAGGCATTATCAAACTTGGAAACAATGAGAGCGAAAAGAAGGACCTCGTCATCTGGATCGATATTGCCAAGATCCTGTCCGACATTCTCGGTACGGCAGTTCCGGCGTAA
- a CDS encoding efflux RND transporter permease subunit yields the protein MKTNIRGIIHGGFFTGRLNSAYGKIGGGIYRHPRTIVAVMLVIFVFAMYFMTGLQSQSMSDQYLDKSTPKGIIYDQYNNNFVSDTYILLIQTSNPTDYELMQDLLVMEEQIERLNYISSATSVADVLKEMNGGVLPGDQELIDEYLAMLPGDTVKELVPDSETALAYVMLEEGVSTDVSSTVLPGVTSIVDSAVLPPGVSIEITGNTPYNVEMQTEMVMSGVVLVAGAFILMFIVLAILFSNMRYWYLPIVLLMFSLVYTFGMMGLFGIPMNNGAIAALPILLGLGIDYAVQFHARFDEERRKDLSVQAALSETVSNTGPAVLLAMLATTMGFIAMLLTPIPMIRTFGLVAIIGVSCSYLTSLFGFPAIATLTGYTPKTEEKGAGQNLMRSYDLALGKAARRIIRVFIPILIISISIAYAGIALDPTIPIDTSTKDMAPADLPAQLSLDKVEAVAGSVTPMPFYIKGDDLSSVEVVQWIGWFGDFVVSAHQEVTSVDSIATVISEHNNGEIPDNQEDLDEILASIPDDKISPYLQEPDEGIVSFSTISLTMNEQGELKDSVETDVLWLDPPPSIALFPTGDFDLYTNLVTMIADSKDRMTFTGFILILLFLLVAYRRVVAATPIVPIICIVGWNTVAMLILGMEYNPISACLGSMTIGVASEYTILIMERYTEEYDKSGDRTGAIEMAVKKIGSAVTVSGLVTASGFSALMLSSFPIVSSFGLSTVIAVGFSLIGAIVIMPAILMLLAKAEGRFERKKIVV from the coding sequence ATCAAAACCAATATCCGGGGCATTATACATGGAGGTTTTTTTACGGGCAGGCTGAACTCGGCTTACGGGAAGATCGGAGGGGGCATCTACCGTCACCCGAGAACGATTGTCGCCGTAATGCTGGTGATCTTTGTTTTCGCCATGTATTTCATGACGGGTCTCCAGTCCCAGTCGATGTCGGACCAGTACCTTGACAAGTCCACCCCCAAGGGAATAATCTATGATCAATATAACAACAATTTTGTTTCCGATACCTATATTCTGCTTATCCAGACATCAAACCCGACTGATTACGAGTTGATGCAGGATCTCCTCGTAATGGAGGAGCAGATCGAAAGACTCAATTATATCTCGTCCGCCACATCGGTTGCCGACGTTTTGAAGGAGATGAACGGGGGCGTTCTGCCGGGAGACCAGGAGCTGATAGACGAATACCTCGCGATGCTCCCGGGAGATACCGTCAAAGAACTGGTCCCGGATAGTGAAACCGCTCTTGCATATGTGATGCTTGAGGAAGGTGTCTCGACAGACGTATCGTCTACCGTTCTTCCGGGCGTTACCTCGATTGTCGACAGTGCCGTCCTTCCTCCGGGTGTGAGCATAGAGATTACCGGCAACACCCCGTATAATGTGGAGATGCAGACCGAGATGGTTATGTCGGGCGTGGTGCTCGTTGCCGGTGCATTTATCCTGATGTTTATCGTTCTTGCAATTCTCTTCTCCAATATGCGGTACTGGTACCTCCCGATTGTTCTCCTTATGTTCAGTCTTGTCTATACCTTCGGAATGATGGGGTTATTCGGCATTCCCATGAACAACGGTGCGATCGCCGCTCTTCCGATCCTTCTGGGTCTCGGAATAGATTATGCGGTCCAGTTCCATGCCCGTTTCGACGAGGAGCGGCGCAAAGACCTGTCCGTTCAGGCTGCACTTTCGGAGACCGTATCGAATACAGGACCGGCTGTTCTTCTTGCCATGCTCGCAACGACCATGGGATTCATTGCAATGCTTCTGACACCAATCCCGATGATAAGGACCTTCGGGCTGGTTGCAATTATCGGGGTCTCCTGCAGCTACCTGACATCGCTCTTCGGTTTTCCTGCCATTGCCACGCTTACGGGTTATACCCCTAAGACTGAAGAAAAGGGAGCCGGGCAGAACCTCATGCGCAGCTACGATCTTGCTCTCGGAAAGGCGGCGAGAAGAATAATCCGTGTGTTCATTCCGATCCTGATCATATCGATCTCCATTGCCTATGCAGGCATAGCGCTCGATCCGACGATCCCTATCGATACAAGCACAAAGGATATGGCTCCTGCGGATCTCCCCGCACAGCTCTCGCTCGACAAGGTTGAAGCGGTCGCAGGTTCGGTCACGCCTATGCCGTTCTATATCAAGGGGGATGATTTGTCTTCCGTTGAAGTGGTGCAGTGGATAGGCTGGTTCGGGGATTTCGTTGTCTCAGCTCACCAGGAGGTAACATCCGTCGACAGCATAGCTACGGTTATCAGTGAACATAACAACGGGGAGATCCCGGACAACCAGGAGGATCTCGATGAAATACTGGCATCGATCCCGGATGACAAGATCTCTCCGTATCTCCAGGAGCCCGATGAGGGGATTGTCTCTTTCTCGACGATAAGCCTTACGATGAATGAACAGGGTGAGCTGAAGGATTCCGTAGAGACCGATGTATTATGGCTCGATCCTCCGCCTTCCATCGCCCTTTTCCCGACCGGGGACTTCGATCTCTACACCAATCTTGTAACGATGATCGCGGACAGCAAGGACAGGATGACATTTACAGGTTTTATCCTTATCCTGCTGTTTCTCCTGGTCGCATACAGGCGTGTGGTTGCTGCAACGCCAATTGTACCGATCATCTGCATAGTCGGCTGGAATACCGTTGCGATGCTGATTCTCGGTATGGAATACAATCCGATAAGCGCCTGTCTCGGTTCGATGACGATTGGTGTCGCATCCGAATATACCATCCTGATCATGGAGCGTTACACAGAAGAGTATGACAAATCCGGGGACAGGACAGGGGCTATCGAGATGGCTGTAAAGAAGATAGGCTCTGCCGTGACAGTATCCGGCCTTGTGACTGCAAGCGGATTTTCAGCACTTATGCTATCCTCGTTCCCGATTGTATCTTCATTCGGGCTTTCAACTGTAATCGCCGTAGGTTTTTCGCTGATAGGTGCAATAGTGATAATGCCTGCTATTCTCATGTTGCTTGCAAAGGCGGAAGGCCGTTTTGAGAGAAAGAAAATAGTTGTCTGA
- a CDS encoding COG1361 S-layer family protein has product MKTGKGLIFLLLILATCIAAPAAAGDKYYTNGPDISAAIEGTNEISPGTDTTIVIYVENRGLIDLKLVETTDITPDYLPTTAKGLTATLKSGSSPVTVKSDPQIVGDIPEGYYKPAQFSINIPQDAEEGDYELILRVDYEYMYKTEQTGTDAISYRFKQVSQNIPVLIKIKPSVQLEISDVDTSGLYAGGEGYISMNITNSGSDTGKETAIYIDPVGKNPVTPIENSIYVGEFEPGEEINARFKVSVSSDADPSQTYPIEVYAGYKNYEGISSQTATTSIGVGFTGKISFESVGEPSVAYAGENSLIYVTYKNTGDATAYQAEGRISVVDPFSSDDDNVYLGDLAPGESAQGIYKVKVSSDATIKQYALDSEIRYNDAENNNYVSDTVKVIVDVRNNSNTTIIIAGIIIAIVIIAAAWFMISRRKKNSE; this is encoded by the coding sequence ATGAAAACGGGAAAAGGTCTGATTTTTTTATTGCTTATTCTTGCAACATGCATTGCAGCACCGGCTGCTGCAGGCGATAAATATTATACGAACGGTCCGGACATCTCCGCCGCGATTGAAGGGACAAACGAAATATCACCGGGTACGGATACTACAATAGTAATTTACGTCGAAAATCGCGGCCTGATCGACCTGAAACTGGTAGAGACTACGGATATAACACCAGACTATCTCCCGACGACGGCAAAGGGGTTGACGGCAACTCTTAAAAGCGGCAGTTCTCCGGTAACTGTAAAATCAGATCCGCAGATTGTGGGCGACATCCCCGAGGGCTATTACAAACCGGCGCAGTTCTCGATCAATATTCCCCAAGATGCCGAAGAAGGTGATTACGAACTGATACTCCGGGTAGATTATGAATACATGTACAAAACCGAGCAGACTGGAACCGATGCAATCTCATACAGGTTCAAACAGGTCTCACAAAATATTCCCGTCCTGATAAAGATCAAGCCGTCGGTTCAGCTTGAGATCTCAGACGTCGATACATCAGGCCTTTATGCAGGCGGCGAAGGCTACATCTCGATGAATATCACAAACAGCGGCTCAGACACCGGAAAAGAGACTGCAATATATATCGATCCTGTAGGAAAGAATCCCGTGACTCCCATTGAAAACAGCATATATGTCGGCGAATTCGAACCGGGCGAAGAGATTAATGCCCGTTTCAAGGTTTCTGTCTCCAGTGATGCGGATCCGTCTCAGACATATCCTATCGAAGTCTATGCGGGCTATAAGAATTACGAAGGCATAAGCTCCCAGACTGCAACGACATCCATAGGTGTGGGGTTCACCGGAAAGATCAGCTTCGAATCCGTTGGTGAGCCTTCAGTCGCATATGCAGGAGAAAACTCCCTGATCTATGTTACATACAAGAACACAGGGGATGCAACCGCATACCAGGCGGAAGGAAGAATCAGCGTAGTTGACCCGTTCTCAAGCGATGACGACAATGTATATCTCGGGGATCTTGCGCCCGGAGAATCGGCACAGGGAATCTATAAGGTGAAGGTCTCGTCCGACGCCACGATCAAGCAGTATGCACTCGATTCCGAGATCAGGTATAATGATGCGGAAAACAACAACTACGTTTCAGACACCGTTAAGGTTATTGTGGATGTCCGGAATAACAGCAATACGACAATAATTATTGCCGGGATTATCATCGCCATAGTAATCATTGCCGCTGCCTGGTTCATGATAAGCCGCAGGAAAAAGAACAGTGAGTAA
- a CDS encoding COG1361 S-layer family protein, with translation MASENKNPKTAAMGKPAVFLISVILLMLVATGPATAGEKFVWSEPFLSATITGSNEFYPGNNYEIEIVIENMAEDTNEILTLYPNLVPVPPSAALGTEVTLLPGDSTAVIKSGSYMVGDILKGESATVSYIIYIPEDANAGNCNLSLVTDSDYLSYGYLITESEIKYDYGESVQVIDIPVKIKGKIIPGIVSVDYENLDSGKQGYIGLTFKNDGYAYGKNAEAILTFPTGSPVTLEEGSVFIGNISPGETKTARFKAQVNESVNSGEYPADFIISYTDEYGNQAESDDVTVGISTGAGPKFEVVAEDITISPGETRKISVTYKNTGDATAYDASSRITANDHFTAVSDSAMLGEIAPGETVTAEYTISLDRTAIIKPYGLNTEIKYYDKLDNLCLSDELKVEITAEDRFDIVSAITNPVVVAILMAAVLLGIYYIYRKESREHED, from the coding sequence ATGGCTTCAGAAAATAAAAACCCGAAGACTGCGGCAATGGGAAAGCCGGCCGTCTTTTTAATCTCCGTAATACTCCTGATGCTCGTCGCAACAGGGCCTGCTACTGCAGGCGAGAAATTCGTGTGGAGCGAACCCTTCCTCTCCGCGACGATTACAGGATCAAACGAGTTCTACCCGGGAAATAACTACGAGATCGAGATCGTCATAGAGAACATGGCCGAGGACACGAACGAGATCCTGACCCTTTACCCGAATTTAGTGCCTGTACCTCCCTCGGCTGCTCTCGGAACCGAGGTGACACTTCTCCCGGGAGACTCAACAGCAGTGATCAAAAGCGGAAGCTACATGGTCGGGGATATACTCAAAGGTGAGTCCGCGACAGTCAGTTATATCATATATATCCCGGAGGATGCGAATGCAGGAAACTGCAATCTCTCGCTTGTGACCGATTCGGACTATCTCTCGTACGGTTATCTCATAACGGAATCAGAGATAAAATACGACTACGGAGAATCTGTACAGGTGATAGACATCCCCGTAAAGATCAAAGGAAAGATAATTCCCGGGATCGTTTCGGTCGACTACGAGAATCTTGACTCGGGCAAGCAGGGATATATCGGTTTGACATTCAAAAACGACGGTTATGCATACGGCAAAAATGCCGAGGCTATACTCACGTTTCCCACAGGCAGCCCCGTAACTCTTGAAGAAGGAAGTGTTTTTATCGGAAACATCTCCCCCGGGGAGACAAAGACCGCACGCTTCAAGGCACAGGTGAATGAAAGCGTTAATTCCGGTGAATATCCTGCAGATTTCATAATATCGTATACCGACGAGTACGGGAACCAGGCTGAATCTGACGATGTGACAGTGGGTATAAGCACGGGGGCCGGACCGAAGTTCGAGGTCGTGGCTGAAGATATCACCATATCACCGGGAGAGACCAGGAAAATCAGCGTCACCTACAAAAACACCGGAGATGCAACCGCATACGATGCAAGTTCCAGAATAACGGCAAATGATCATTTTACAGCAGTATCCGACTCTGCAATGCTCGGCGAGATTGCACCCGGGGAGACCGTGACGGCCGAATATACCATCTCTCTCGACAGGACTGCAATAATCAAACCCTACGGCCTGAACACCGAGATAAAATATTACGACAAACTCGACAATCTTTGCCTTTCCGACGAGCTGAAGGTGGAGATTACGGCAGAGGACAGGTTCGATATCGTATCCGCAATCACGAATCCTGTCGTTGTTGCAATACTGATGGCAGCAGTTCTCCTGGGGATCTATTATATCTACAGGAAAGAAAGCAGAGAACACGAGGATTAA
- a CDS encoding AAA family ATPase: protein MDSEIEELNRKASKYSEQLNNIKNEVKKTIVGQDEVIERLLIALSAGGHVLLEGVPGIAKTLTIKTLSECIDTDFSRIQFTPDLLPSDIVGTRIYNHQNGEFSTVKGPIFANFILADEINRAPPKVQSALLEAMQEYQVTIQGSTFPLTNPFFVLATENPIESEGTYPLPEAQVDRFMLKVMMTYPGLEDEVTVLDRFTGGYTVRPEKVISADKIIEIRGFVKEIYAESEIKKYCASLVDATRYPGKYGIDAANYISCGASPRASIYLVLGAKAHALLMGRGYVTPQDVKFIAPEVLRHRILLTYEAEAEGVTSDDLIEKILQSVTVP from the coding sequence ATGGATTCAGAAATTGAAGAACTAAACAGAAAAGCATCAAAATATTCAGAACAACTCAACAATATCAAGAATGAAGTAAAAAAGACAATTGTAGGCCAGGATGAAGTCATCGAAAGGCTTCTTATCGCCCTTTCCGCCGGCGGGCATGTCCTCCTCGAGGGAGTACCGGGGATTGCGAAAACCCTGACTATCAAGACTCTTTCCGAGTGCATAGATACTGATTTCTCACGTATTCAGTTTACACCCGACCTCCTGCCTTCCGACATCGTCGGAACCAGAATATACAACCACCAGAACGGAGAGTTCAGTACGGTTAAAGGGCCGATATTTGCCAATTTTATTCTCGCAGACGAGATCAACCGTGCACCCCCGAAGGTCCAGTCGGCACTCCTCGAAGCCATGCAGGAGTACCAGGTTACAATACAGGGCAGCACGTTTCCGCTGACAAATCCCTTCTTTGTACTGGCAACCGAAAACCCGATCGAATCCGAAGGAACATATCCCCTCCCCGAGGCCCAGGTCGACAGGTTCATGCTTAAGGTGATGATGACTTATCCCGGACTTGAAGACGAAGTTACCGTGCTCGACAGGTTTACCGGTGGATATACGGTCAGACCTGAAAAAGTAATCTCCGCCGATAAAATAATCGAGATCAGGGGATTCGTAAAGGAGATCTACGCAGAATCCGAGATAAAAAAATATTGCGCATCACTGGTCGACGCCACCCGCTACCCCGGGAAGTACGGGATCGATGCTGCGAATTACATCTCGTGCGGGGCATCGCCGAGGGCTTCGATCTATCTCGTCCTCGGGGCGAAGGCACATGCACTTCTTATGGGAAGGGGCTATGTAACGCCGCAGGATGTTAAATTCATAGCACCAGAAGTGCTCAGGCACAGGATCCTCCTCACATACGAAGCGGAAGCCGAAGGAGTCACTTCGGATGACCTGATAGAGAAGATACTGCAGTCGGTTACTGTCCCGTGA